Genomic DNA from Telopea speciosissima isolate NSW1024214 ecotype Mountain lineage chromosome 2, Tspe_v1, whole genome shotgun sequence:
TGTGAGCTCCTTTGGTTGCAAGGGCTCCTTAGTGACTTAGGTGTGCCAGATCAGCTGCCTATCCGTTTTTATTAGTGACAGTAAATCTgcaatcaacattgctcacaacccggtccaacatgatcgtactaaaaATGTTGAGATCGATTGTcacttcattaaggagaagttCAGCAAGGAGTCATATGTGTCCCATTGTGTTATCGTGTGATTAGTTAACCAATATTTTTACTAAGGGTATTAATAGTAAAAGTTTTCTATCCAttgtatgcaagttgggcatggttgatatttatgcaccaacttgagggggagtgttttaAATTGGGGTACAATGGTATTCTTGAATTTTTATTCTCTATTATTCTCTTAGGGTTATTCTTGTATTTGTTCCTATTCTGCAACACTCCTccatttattgaaaataaagcCATTATTCCATTCTCAACACTGCTttttccactcatccatctcaacatcctcatctccgctacactgaatttatctatatgatgcttcttaactgcccaacattccgcaccatacatcatagtagGTCACACGaatgtcctataaaattttcctttaagttttaatggaATACACTGATCACACGACACTTCAGAcgtacctctccacttcatccatcctattttaattctctgtcgaacatcatcctctatatcaccttctttatttatgattaagcCAAGATACCTAACATAATCACTCTGTGAAATTTCCTcccatcaattttcaccacctcattatccgtcctagtatAACCGAAGTTGTACACCGTCAGctctgtcttcgttctacttatcttaaaaccttttgattccaaggttgattttCATAACTCTAATTTGGTgttaatgtttgttttttttaaacaaaaagcatacaccaagaaacctcatcttgaatgtctctggttaaatcatccatgataagcacaaacaaataaagtttttaagctaatccttgatgtaaccctaTTGCAATTGGAAATTCACTATCTTCCCCCCACCCAAAattcttacacttgtcaccgAACCATTATATagatctttaattatgtccacatatttacttgaaacacttctcttctctagtacttgctagattaactctctaaggactctgtcataagctttttctaggtcaataaagataATATGGAGATACTTCTtacaatctctaaatctttccatattCTCCTAATTAGGTAAATAGCTCATGGATCATCCTAACATAAAATCAAGTTGGTTTTTCCGTAATAGTAGCTTTTTGTCccaagtgggtttcaataaccatGTCATATAATTATTgcagttttatgcctctataattATTCCATAATAGCACGAtgcattagttttatgcctctataattATTGCAGTTTTGAATaacacctttatttttgtaaatcggaaccacgatgcttcttctccattcatctggcatgtTCCttatgctcataatcttattaaacagtttggttAGCTGAGATtaaccacagattcctaagctccttccacacttctattgggatctcatttgGACCTTGTGCCTTGCCTACATATtctagtaattttttttctaaataaaataatttttactGCTCTTGAATTGCAATCCTATCATCCCTAATGGCTTGAGGTTTCCAAATAATTTGTTTCCAACTTTCCACTTGTTGTTACCAAAGAAACTCACATCGTTAAAGTTAAACTTTAACAAAGAGCAAACAATTAGCAAGGCATTCCATAAACCAAATAAAGCTAGGATGCGAATAGGTGTGTCAATCGGTccatttggttcaattttggtctgGTTTGGGTTCGGTTACTCTAATCAGTGTGTAATCAAGTTAGGCTTGGATGGGTTTGGTTTGACATGTAAATATATTCATAAGTATGAGGGATTGgtgttttttatgtattttgggCTTGTATCGGTTTCTTATCAGGTTATATCGACTTAGGTTTGGTTTGGGTCTGATTTTTTAAGGTCAGTTTCGATGCTGTCTGGATTTGCAAAACCCCAAATTGAAGCCGATCCAATAAGCttcattttagttttgatttggtCCAGTTTTGTTGGTTCGGGCtagggtttgacacccctagatgcGACATAAGAATTACACTTTTGCTTCCATATTTATCAATCAGCATAAACAGAAAATATTAGAAAACTGGTATGGACTGGAGTAATGAGTAGAACCCGAGAGTACCGGTTCAAAACAACCAGTAAAGAGGAAAAAGATATTTAAATGGCAACAAATATCATTTGAAAGGGTCAAGGAAGATAAATTAAGCTGAAGCAGTACCAAATATGCATCCAACGGACCACATATCCACGCCGATTGAGTAGTGGGTAGATCCCAAGAGCACTTCTGGCGCTCTGTACCAGAGAGTAACAATCTGCAATAGGAAAAGCTTGAATAGCATCAGACAATTTAAGCTGACAAAGGTCACAGCAAATGTAAAGAGGAGCTTTTATGACTAGAAAATTTATATTTGACAAACCTCGTGTGTGTAGCTCTTAAGAGGGACAGTGAATGCCCTTCCCAGGCCAAGATCTGCAATCTTCAGTATACCCTTCTCTTTGTCAACCagaagattttggggtttcaaaTCTCTGTTAAGCACGCAATAATAAGAGCAGAGATGCATCGTCCCATCAATACATTGCAAATTCAGAAAAAGGGAAATCCTGAAATAAGAAAAGAACGAAAGAACACAAAAAGCTCTGAGATGAATTTAGAACCTGTGAAGAACACCATGGCTGTGACAGTGAGCAACCCCTTTGCACAATTGATACAAAAAGCTCTGAGAATAGAAAAAACGAGAAAATTTCAGACATCGAGTATCCTGAGGGAATAGAGTAAGTGCAGTCCGTTGGGAGCAGgtagatgaaaaaaaaaagaaagaaagaaatgggaCGCAGGCACGGAGACAAAGAAGAAACCTGAATGACGGAAGGGGGAAGTGGCCTGGGATTGGGTCCCCTGCGGTGAGAATCAATGAACTTCTTCAAATCGGTGTCGAGATACTCGAAGACCAAGTAGAGGAGTGGCTTCCCGTTCTTGTCAACATGCTCGACGCAGAGCAAACTGccatagaaagaagaaagaacgaCAAAGCAGGTTGAGTTCGAAATAGATAAAGCAAGTAAGTAGAGGATCAGAAAGAAAGAAGTAACGCACCGGACGACATAAAGGGACTGAGAGAGCATCTGAAGAAGGGAAACCTCGCGAAGGGCGGTGGGGGGCACGCCTTCCTCGTCCATCTCGAGGCGGGTTTTCTTGAGGGCGACCAGTTGTCCCGTCGTCTTGTCCTGCGCCTTGTACACCTTCCCGTACGTCCCTTCCCCTACTTTCTCCAGCTTCTCGTACTTCTCCATtttttgattctctctctctcgccctcgctctcgctctctctcgctctctctctctgtaaatGAATCAAAGAAACCCTAGAGTGGGTAGGTTCTCGTTTTGATTTATGAGTTATCTTGCTGTTGCTTCCCTGTTGTTATATTTGAAATGTATAATAGGCGGGAGAATAGGGGATGTGCAGAGTCTATACTCtatagagagagaaaataattattaacaaaaaaagggggaaagagtTCATCCACGGTCTCGTATATGACGATCGACACTCGACAGCTTCTTCGAAGAATGGGGGTTTGGGTCTTTTCGATCCTTGCATTGTCTCCACTCCCCATCCCATGGTTATATGTACGACCGTGCATCATGCACGACCATACATATAAACGTTCTCCTTATATAATTAATAGGATAAATGGACCTGTAACGAAATTTGGATCTGGATTCTAGCTGGCTCTTTCTCCTCgctttcattttattttccattttatgTATCTAGATTTGAAGTTGACATCGACACgtgtctctcttttctcctctatctttaatttgaatttaattcTCCAACGGTACAGATAAAACGGCAACgggaaaacacaaaaaaggCAAAGGTGTGGGGGAGGAGGGGTGGAATTACCAGATTAGGCAAAATTGGGTGGGCATTAGTATTTGTAATAacttttaaaaaacaaaaatattacaAATTAAATTAATACTAAAagggatgtttttttttattgacacccATTAAGCCGTCAAGTAATTCATAAGCTTACTTTTTTGCAATTTAAGCATAGGGAAAAGGAATGCTAACTGGAGCCGCTGCATGGCGTGTACTTGTCAGACACAGCTGCATGTGAAATTACCAATGCACCCCCTTAGAATGGTAGAAAGGACCAAGGGTGTGTTGGT
This window encodes:
- the LOC122649689 gene encoding cyclin-dependent kinase B1-1, with the protein product MEKYEKLEKVGEGTYGKVYKAQDKTTGQLVALKKTRLEMDEEGVPPTALREVSLLQMLSQSLYVVRLLCVEHVDKNGKPLLYLVFEYLDTDLKKFIDSHRRGPNPRPLPPSVIQSFLYQLCKGVAHCHSHGVLHRDLKPQNLLVDKEKGILKIADLGLGRAFTVPLKSYTHEIVTLWYRAPEVLLGSTHYSIGVDMWSVGCIFAEMVRRQALFPGDSELQQLLHIFRLLGTPTEEQWPGVSGLRDWHEYPQWKPQNLARAVPSLEPDGVDLLSKMLQYDPANRISAKAALDHPYFDSLDKSQF